From Candidatus Wallbacteria bacterium, one genomic window encodes:
- a CDS encoding GTP-binding protein: MAKEKFERNKPHVNVGTIGHIDHGKTTLTAAITMVLAHKGLA; the protein is encoded by the coding sequence ATGGCAAAGGAAAAATTTGAACGGAACAAACCGCATGTCAACGTGGGAACGATCGGCCACATTGATCACGGAAAAACGACATTGACAGCAGCGATCACGATGGTTTTAGCTCATAAAGGACTGGCG